The DNA window ACGGACGATACCCGCGTCTCCGTCGACCTCGACGAGCTGACCATCACGGAGCGTCTCGGTCGCCGTCTGCGTGCCGACGACGGCGGGAATGCCGTACTCCCGCGCGACGACGGCCGCGTGGCACAAGGTGCCGCCGATGTTGGTGACCACCCCTGCCACGCTCGCGAAATAGGGCGTCCAGGAAGGCAGCGTGAACGGGGCGACGAGGATGTCGTTTGGCCGGAGCGAGTCGGCGTCCCTCTGGGTGCGCACGATCCGTACAGGGCCGCGCACCGTCCCGCTGGAACCCGGCATTCCCCGGAGATCGCCCGCACTGGGGGGCCCCATCGGGCCTCCGTTGAACTTGAATCCTGCGCGCATGATCGCGCAGTCCATCGGCAAGATGGGCCGTGGAACGCCGAGAAAGGGAGGAGGCGTGACCCCTGAAGAGCGGGCCCTCTCGGCTTCACGCTCGGCGACCAGCACCTTCAGTGGAGCGTCTTCGAGCGGGGCATGCTGGCGAGCCACCAGTTCTGCGAGCGTCAACTGGAACACGTCTTCGGCGCGCTCCAGCAAGCCACGTTGCGCGAGGCGCCTGCCCAGCTCCAGGCCCACCCGCCTGGCGTGGTAGGTGATCTTGCAGTCGATCCAGAAGTGGTGCTCCTCGCTCAGCACCGTCGCCGTCTGGGCCGCTTTCAGGAGTGCGTCGAACTCGTCCACCACCGGACGAGGGAGGGATGCGAGCCGCGACCGCACCTCGCTCAGCCGTGTCTCTCGCTGCTCCGCCTGGCGCTGGAGTTCACCAGCGAGGTCCCGATCGGCCTGCGCGACAGCCTCACGCAGTCCATTCAGCACAGGTGTGGTGTCCTCGATCCACGTGGGACGATCGATGTAGAGGTCATCATTGCGCTCGCCATACGTGCCGACGTAGGCCTCGATGTCCTGCAGCAACGCGCGTCCTTCGGGGAACTCCGAGAGTGCGGCGAGCACGTCGGCCGTGGTGCGCTCGGGGGCCTCCGTCCGTCTCCCGCCCAGATCCCGCGCGAGGAGAGTGCGAAGGGAGGGGGTCTGCGCCGCTCGTCGTCCCAGATCCCACAGGCGGAGGTTTGCCTCGACGGTCTTGTTGGGAAAGCCCGAGAGCAGCTGATACACCTCGAGCGGCTTCGCCTCCGGAAAGAGGTCACGGTACATCTCGTCGAAGTCGTTCAGCGCGACGAGCACCGGCGTGAGCAGCTCCGTGTGCAGCTGCCAGAGGCGCTCCATCCGCTGCTCCACATCCACGAGATGCTCGAGGAGCACAGGCAGCGGTGCGCCGCTCAGATCGAATGCCGAGAGGTGAGCGAGATGGGACTTGATCTCCGGCAGCCAGCGGCGCTCCCAGGCGCCCTCGAGATCGGTTCCAGTGTGACGCACTGCCGCGTCGGCCCGGCTCAGGATGGCAGGGAGCTCATCGGCCGTGACCTCCAGGCTGATGAGCTTCTGGTAGACGAACCCGTGGATCAACGTCGGAGCCAGCCGGATGGGGACCCCGTAGTGCTCGTAAACCCGATTGGTCCCGCGCAGCATCGGGCGCATGCGCAGGTCGAAATCGAGACGGCTCATCGGCGCAGGGCAGTGGACGACGTTGACGACCCAGAAGGCCTGAGCGTCATCGGGGTCGTCCCACACCACCGGAAACGGATCATGGTGGGTCTCCACGTAGCTCCTTTTCTGCGTTCCGGTGAACGCTCCTCCTCGACGAAGCCTCCCCGACGCCCTGCCCGCCGGTGCGCTGCGCGCGAACAGGACGCGGCCGCGTGCCAGGTTCTCGTTCCATGCCGATGAAGCAGGGCGCCATCGCTTGCAGGTATGCTGCAATCCGCCAGTTGCTACTTCCCCCCGGTCCCAGTGTCAACATTGCATCCAACCGCTTGCCCAGGCGGATCTCGCGGGCACCCAGCAAGCGAATCGATGACCCCCTGGCACTCATGGTCTGCGAATGGGTTCTGTTATCAGCACGCCGTGACCAGGACGACCGTGACGCCCTCCCGTCCTCCTGTCGTGAAGGACGCCCAACGAATCTCTCCACGCGAAGCGAGCCACTCAGTTGGTCAGCGTGAATTGGCTTCCCGCATAGCAACCACTGAAGCTGCTCAGCTTCAGCTCGGTCTCCTCTTCCACGGCGGAGATCAGTTCGCTCGTCTCCGAAGAGGGCCATTCGAATCCCCCTCCCAGGTAGCGGCCATTGCCCTCGAAGACATGGCTGCTCACCGTGACGCCGAGAGGCGCGTCGACGGAGGAGGGTTCGTAGCTCGAAAGAACGATGCGCCCGAGGTTTGCCCCGGGGGCGACCGTCACACGGAACGATGTCGCCACGTAGGCCGTGAGGGCCAGCGTCATGTCTCCCGAGCGTTCGATGTGGACGTCGACCTGTCCGCCTACGCCCGTGGAAGGCTCGTAGATGCCGACGACGTGTAGCTCTTCGCCGCTGCCCTGGGGAGCTGCGTAACTCGTGAACTCGTAGGCCGCCGAGCAGGTCGCCTGCACGGGCGCTGGAGATGCTGGCATTCCACCGGCGCCGACGTCGATGCAGTGCCCGTCTTCATCGCCGGTGAGGCCGGCGGCGAAGGGGGCATAGCCCGCTGGTATCGCATGCACGAAGTCGCCGCTCAGGTTGATGGTCAGCGTGTCGCCCTCGGAGACCCCGACCGCCGGGTAGTAGGCGTCGACGCCAGGCAGCACGATGATCGGCACACCTCTCGTCCCCTGGAGCGGATCGCCTGCGTTCAGCCAGACGCCATTCCTGCTGAAAAAGACGCGCCCTTCGTCCAGATCGGCTGCCACCCCGATGACGTCTCCCGTACCGAAGGCCTCACCGAAGAAGGGCTCGGGTGAGCCGAAACCGGGCATCAGGCTCCCCCCGCTGTTGAGGAGCGCGCTCAGTCCCCCGCTGCTGCCTCCCATCGTGCGAATCCCGTCGGGCGTGCCGATGCCGATGTTCTGAGCCCACCACACGCCGTCGGCCAAGGTGTCGACGGTGACCTCGAAGTACCACCGTCCCCCTACCCGTCCGACGCTCCCCTGCAGCATCTCGGTGGCGCTCAAGCTGCTCACGGTGCGGCCATCGTTCGAGACCTCGAGTCCCCTACCCACGCCGCCGAAGGGCAACGCGAACGTCAGCTGGCAGGGGCCAGAGGGGGGCGACGGGGGGACGTGGTCGTCCTGCTCACCGGACCTGGCGTCGACGACCCGCACTTCACCGCAGCCCAGAAGCCAGAGGGTCGACGAGAGGGCGATGAACGGCAGGGTGCGGCGCACGAGCATGGATTCGTTCCCCGGTGACGACGGCCCCGCACGGCAGATCGGGCGCAGCCGCAGGTGTGGCATCGTACCGTCAGGCGTCCGATCCGCTCCACCGCAGCGAACGCGAGCGCGAGGATTTCTTTTCACTGCAAGGCACTTCTTACAGACACATCGTCTGCGCGGCAGCCTCAAGCCCTTGTGCCACGGGTTTCCTGCGCGCGCAGCAGCCGCCCGAAGCCCGGGCGCTTGCCGACATCGGGGAGCACCTCGCCATCACGCACCGCGAGGTTCCCGTTCACGAGCACCGCGCGCACGGCCCGCGGGTTTCGACGCACCAGCCGCACCATGCCGGAGAAGCCCTCCATGGGCTCCTCGTGCACCTTCTCCACCGCACCATCGATGCCCGCCGGATCGAGCACCACCACGTCGGCCTGCCGCCCCGGTGCGAGTGTCCCCGCCGCGATTCCGAACCAATCGCCCAGCTCGCCCGTGAGGCGCCAGATCGCGCGCTCGATGGGCATGACCTCTCGTCCCTCCCGCGCCGCCTCCTGGACCCGGAAGAGCATACGCAGCGGGAAATTGTAGTGCGCCATCTGCCGCAGGTGTGCCCCCGCGTCCGAGAAGCCGATCAGGGCCCCCGGGTGGCTGATGATGTGCTCGAGCTGATCCTGCCGATCGTTGCCCATCACGGTGTACCAGCGCAGCGCAGCTCCGTGCTCCGCCACCAGATCGAGGAACACGTCGACCACATCGCGCCCCTCTTCTTGCGCGATCTGCACGAACGACTTGCCGACTACGCTTGTGTCGGGACAGCTCAGGATCTCCGAATGGTTGAAGTCGCGGTGAAACGCTTTTGGCAGGAGCCGCGACGTCCATTCCTTCCGGAAGCGCTCTCGGTACGCGGGATCGCGAAGGAGCTTCGAGCGTGCTCCCTCCTCCGCGAGGTGGAGCGCCGCCGTCCCCGCGCCGAACTCCTCGAAGACCACCAGGTCCATCCCGTCGGCCCAGAGGTCGAACACCTCCGGCAGCGCCTGGATCCGGAAGTCGGCGTCGAACCACTGGTTCGCGAGCTGCGCCCCGAAGCCCGCGAGCCGGTGGATCAGACGATCCGCGCGCAGATCCATCAGGGAGATGATCGTCGTCTTCAGTGGCTTGCGGAAGATGCCCATGCTCTCCATCAGGAACAGCGCTGCATTCACCTTCGTCGACGCGTTGGGCACGCCCTGGAACACGCGCCCCCGCTCGCGCAGCAAGCGGTTCAGCCGCCGGTACTCCGACCAGCTCGCGTACGTCGAGGGCAAGGGGCGGCTCCGGATCGAGCGGTTTCCACCGATCTTGTCCCACTTCAGGGTCATCACGCTCAGGCCGAGGTAACCGGCGTCGAGGGCTTCGAGGAGGATCCCTTCCATCCGCGACAGCTCCGCCTCGGTGGGCGGTGTCTCGTGATCGAGCGAGCGCTCGATGCCCATCACGTGCGCTCGCAGCGCCGAGTGCCCGAGGAACGAGCTGACGTTCGGGCCGAGGTTCAGGGTCTCCAGGTGCTCGAAGTACTCCGTCACCGTGCTCCAGGACTTCCGCTCCTCCAGCAGCGGACGCACCACCTCGTACGGGATGGCCTCCACCCGACAGAACTGATCGGCGAGGTCTTCGGGCGTGCCGACCGCGAGGCTCAGGCTGCAGCTCCCGAACACCACGGTCGTCACGCCGTGCCGCAGCGACTCCGACAGCGATGGGGCAATCTCGACCTCCGCGTCGTAGTGGGTGTGCATGTCGATGAAGCCCGGCGTCACCCAGCAGCCCGCCGCATCGAGGACCTGCGTGTCCGGCCCGCGCTGGAGAGGTGCCTCGCTGATCGCGGCCACCTTCCCCGCGCGGATACCCAGGTGCCGCGGCGCTGGGGGCGCCCCCTGCCCGTCGAAGAACAGTCCGTTTTCGATGACCCAGTCGAATCCGTCGCTCACGCGGAGCAGCCTACCACCGCGCCATCCTTCGACGCGACCGAACCGACCCGACTCCGATCGGCTCGGCAGTCGCCGGAGCGGGCTCGGCGCCCCTCGCGCGCCAGGAGTCGTTGCTGCTGATACAGTTCGCCCATGCACGTCTCCTCAGCGTTCCCTCTCGCGGTGGCGTCGCTCGTCTGGCGACCCCGCCCGGACGCTCTCGTGCTCACGGTCGTCTGCAAGGCGACGTACCTGCTCCGCCCAGGCACGTCCCCCGTGGCGTCCGCGTTGGAGGCCCCGCAGCCATCCAACGTCTACACCCACGAGGGCGCACGCCGAAGCCTCACCACCCCCTCGGATCTCGTCCCCTTCAAGCGACGGATCGACGTGCTGCTCGGAGGCAATGCGCACGCTCCAGGGGGGCTGCCCGTGGCCATGCTCGTCGCGCGGGTCCGTGTCGGGACGATGAACAAAGCGATCTCCGTGTACGGAGACAGGTACTGGACGGCCGAAGGGACGCCCTCGATCCCGGCCCCGTTCAAGGCGATGCCGCTGCACTGGGAGCGCGCAGCCGGCGGGCCACGAAGCTGGAACCCCGTTGGCATTCCGCCCAACGGGCCGCTGGGGGGGCGCATCCGCTGGCACCCACCGAACCTGCAACCCGTGGAGTTCGTCGTCCATCGTCCCGACCAGGTGATTCCACCGGTGGGATTCGGCCCGATCGCACCGCACTGGCCCGCACGGATGGGCTTCCTGGGAGAGCACGCGAGCGGGTGGACTCACGAGACCTGGGCCACGCGTCCTCTCCCGACCAGCGTCGACGCCGCCTATTTCAACGCAGCCCCTCTGGATCAGCAGCTGGAGCAGCTCCCTCCCCAGATCGAGCTGCATCTCGAGAATCTGCACCCGGAGATCCCCCGCTTGAGCACGGTGATCGACGACATGTGCCCGCTCGCGCTCGTGAAAAAACCTGGGGTCTCGCCCCAGGAGCGGCAGATGCGGTGCGACACGCTGTTCATCGATGCCGAGCGAGGGACGTGCTCGCTCACCTGGCGAGCCGGGGTGCTGCTCGCTCACGCCGAGGAGTCCGTCGAGGTGGCCGTGAAGCCGACGCGCCACCCCACGACCTCGCACGTCGTTCTCTCCCAGCGTGCCGCCCTCCAGCAGCTCACCCCACCTCCGGTGCGACGGGTCGAGACGCCTGCGGCCGACCTCGAAGACACGATGCCGCTCGTGGCCGCCCGAGCGAACTCCTCGCGGCATGGGAATCTCCTTCCCCGAGAAGACGAGACGCTCCCCCTCGGTCGAGACGACGACGATGACGCCGAGACGCTCATTCCGGCTCCCGCATCCCGACGCCCAGAGGCACAGGCCGTCTCCGCGCTCGACGACGACGCCGAGACACTCGCTCCGGTCCCCCTTCCACGCCCTGCCGAGACGATGCCACTTCAGGCCGAGAGCCCGACCAGACCCATCGAGGAGGACGAGGGAGCGCGGACGCTCGTCGCGCTGCCATCCGGCGCGCGTGGAGCGACCTTGCCGTTTCACCCTTCCACGACGCTCGACACCGAGGATCCTGCGGGGACGACGCAAGTCCCCGCTCGTCCTTCGCTCCCCGCTGCGTTGCCGTTTCGAACGGCGACCACGGACGCGAGCGACGACGAGGCGGGGGAGACGCTCGTCCCTGCGCGGAATGCACAGGCCCACATCCAACCGCTCCCTTTCCAGCCTGCACCATCCACCCAGGCGCCTCCCCCCTCCGCGCCATCTTCGTCCCTCTTCCAGATTGCGTCTGTACCCCAGGTGTCACCTCCAGACCCGCCGATGCCGCAGCTGGGAGCGCCGATCTCCCTCTCGCACGGTCAGCCCGGTGCAGCGTTCACCCTCGGCAGCTCTCCCAGGGAGCCGGCCGAGCCTCCCGCCGAGCGCGCCGAGCCCCCTCGCAGCAAGTCGCAGCTCTCTCTGGCGCACTACGCGCGTATCAAGGTCGCCTCCTGGAGGGGGGACGCGCCGCTCTCGGAGCTCCTCGAACAGCATGGCCTGGACGAAGTCGCGTGGCGCATGCACGAGCGTCAGCAGTCGGAGTCGCTCGCCGCAGAGGCACGCGAGGGGCGCTGCGACATGGCCCTCTCTCTGCTCGCAGCGCTCGAAGCCGCGCAGTCCGGGGTCTGCGACTCCCGCGCACTGGCGGAGGGCTGGAACTGATCTTCGAGCCGCGTCCCTCGAGGGGCGCGAGATCTGTCGAGGTACGCCGCCAGTCCAGCACCTCCAGGGGTTCCTGGACGGTACGACGCGGAGTACGATGGCATCACCGGAGGAGACATGAAGCCAGCAGCCGCCGTGCAGGAAGCCGATGTGACCACGGACAAGCGTGTGACGAGGCTTCAGCCCGTGCCCAAGGTGCAGCGACCGACGCTGACCACGGCTCTGATCCACGAGATCGGAGAGACGGACGTCGTCCTCCAGCTCGGGAGCAGTCTCGCGACTGCAACGCTGGATCCTGCGGTCCATCCTGCGGTGATCGCAGGCGCACACGCACGGCGAGAGCGCGTGCTCGTGGAGGACGGCGGGGAAGGTGCGATCGTGGTTCTCGGTGCGCTCCGTACCCAGCCCACGCCTGGTGTCGAGGTGGCCGACACGTACACCATCAAGGCCAGACACATCTCCCTGGAAGCCAGTGAGGAGCTCTCGCTCAAGGCGCAAACCGCAGCGGTGGTGGTCCGCGCGATCGGAGAGGTCGAGACGTATGCCGAGCGCATCCTGTCGAGGGCCGAAGGTGTCCACAAGATCATCGGACGCATGCTTCGGCTCAACTGACGGACCCTGGACGCGTCACCCCCTGTGAGCCAGCAGCTCGCGGCACGCCGCGATGTCACGACGCTGCGCGGCGACCCAGCCCTCCACGTCGAGATGGGCCATCCGGCCGGTGGCGAGGGTGAGTTCGCGGGTGAGCACGGGTCGCTCGCCCTGCTTCGTTTCGGCGGCTTCCAGTTCGGTGAGGATGGCGCCAGGGGTCCATGGCGCCCCGAACCTCAGCCGGGGAACGCCGAGAGGCGTACGTCCGACGAGCGCCTGGCTCCAGGCGGTGAGTTCTGCCTCGAAGGCGCTCGGGACGAGCTTTCCCGGATGCGGGACCTGCCCCCCTCCCAGGCGCTCCAGTGCGCGCACGAGCCGCTCGGCCTCGTCGTAGGCCCCCGACACGGCTGCACGCCGAAGAGCCTCCTCGAGCAAAGGCGCGTGCTCCGGATGTCCGTGCCAGCCCAGCCAGGGCATCATCTCGGGGACGGCCGCCGCCTCGACCGCCACCAGGCTGCGATCCCCCGCATCGCCGAGAAGACAGAGGGTCTCCAGCGCGATCCGGCGCGCCTCCTGATCCCTCGGATCGTCACCTCGGGGCTCCTGGAGTCGTTTCCGGAGGTGCCTCGGACCCGACTCCTCGCCGAGCGACGCCAGCGCGGCGGCGCTGAGGACGCCGACGACGGGGTCAGGACTGGCCATGAAGCGCACCAGCAAGGGGTTCGCGGCTTGTGCCGGAAGCCGGGCGGCGAGCTCGATCGCCTTGCTGTTGAACCCCGAACCCGGCCGCATCGACAGGAGCACGGCGCTCGCCATGTCCGTCTCTCCTCGACGCGCCATGGCCTCGAGCGCGACCGAGGCGATCGCCGGATCCTCGTCGACGCAAAGCTCCACGATGGTGCGCCCGATGGCGGGGTTCGAGCCGAGGGCGAAAGCGTCGACGAACGCCGGGTACGTGCGCGGGTGCGAGCGACGCAGAGCGAGCACGACCCACCTCATCGCTCCCTCGGGCGCCAGGCAGCACAGGGTGAATGCCAGGGCGAAGGTGCGGCCGAAATCGGGCACCGTCCACTCCGTGGCGTAGGCGAACAGCGATTCGACCACGTCGAGGGCCGGCGCCTCCGGATCGAGCGGAAGTTCCAGCGACACCAGGGCATCGAGCGTATCGAGGAGGCGCTGCTCGAACGGGGCGGCATCGACCCAGGGCTCGACCGGGTACAGTTTCCGCAGGCTACCGAGGCTCGCAAGGTCCTCGAAGCAATCGCGCGCGATGGTCTGGATCTGCGCCAGCTCTCCGCTCGGTCCTCCCGGTCCGCGCACGGCGAGGCGTGGACGCCCGGGATCGTCCTCGCGCGCGATCACCTTGGGCGCGGGGACGTCGATCCGATGAGCGCGCGGGACACCCACGCTGGCGAGGAACTCATCGATGCCGGGCACCGCACCAGCGCCCCGGCTCGATGGCTGCATGAGCGGGCTCCCGCGAAGGATCTCGCTGGCTTCCCTCAGCCATTGCGCGGCGCTCCGGAGGCGCGAGGCAACCTCCTCCTCACCGCCGAGCAACTCCTGTGCGGAGGTGACCCCTCCGGCGACACGCGCAATCCCCTCCGGCGAGACCGGGGTGAGTCCACCTGGGCCCACCGCCTCGGCGAGCTGCGTGAGCGCATCGCGCAGCGCCTCCAGCACGGCATCGGAGCCCCGGCGGTCGGCGAGGACCATCAGGCTCTCTTCCAGCGCGAGCCGCGCCGTCGCCAGCAGCGCCGAGGTGCGTCCGGCGCCTCCGCCGCTCACGGCGCCTCCAGCGCGAAAGCACCGCGCGTACGGCCATCCGACGCCAGCGTGATCAAGGCCTGTCGTGCGGGCGCGAAGCCCAGACGAAAGGCCATGCTCACGTAGGCTGCATGCACCGCCCCACTCGCGGCTCCCACGTCTCCCAGCTCGTCGTACAAGCGAGTCTCCAGCGTCACGCTCTCGTCGAGGTGCTCGCGGTTCCGGATGCGCACGAAGCTCCACTCCTTGATCCGGTGACGCTCTCCATTGACGTCCGGCAGCACCCAGGGAACCGGCGCGCGGAGGGACTGTGCCGCCGTGCGGACCACCTCCGTCGCGGTCTCTCCGCAGGGGGGCTCGCCCGGATCCTCCTCTTCGCGCTCCATCCCCGTCGCCACCGCGGTCACCCTCGCCATGGCGGGCGATGGCCCGGGCAAGCTGATCACCACGAACGCGGCAGCCTCGGAGGGAATGAACCCATCCCAGACCTCTTCGGCGTGCAGTCGCCGCTCGGCGTCGAGGGCTGCGAGTCGCCCGGGATCGTGATGGCTATCGACCCCTCCCACGACGGCGACGGACCCCAGCCCCGAAGAGGGACTCGATAGCGCGGCCAACCCTCGCGCGAGGGCCGCAGCGAACCCGGCGCGACCCAGAGGAAAGGGTTCGGAGTGCTCCAGCGCCACGTTCACCTGGGCGCGCTTCGCGATGGCCTCGACGAAGTCAGGGCCGAGCGGTTCCTCGCTGGCCGTGCTCCGCTGGGGCAACGCCAGGAAAAGGGGAACAGGGGTGCGCCGGTCGATCCGCCCGCGCGTCGCCTCGGCGAGGGCTGGCGCCGCGAGCTCGATCAACCGCGCTCGGCCAACACATCCATCGTCGAGCCGCCGCGCCCGCACATTCCCCACCGCCCGCCCTCGCCCATCGTGGAACGCTGTCTTCCCCGGCGTGAGCTTGCGAGCCCGGAGCACGAGCGACGACTGCCGCGCATCGAGCCCGAGCGGCGTGGACATGCCCACGCCGACGATGACGCCCGTGGTGCTCATGCGCTCCCCTCCCCGTCCCTTTCATCGCCGCGCGCTTGCTGGACGCCGTCTCCGCCAGCCGCGGCGTCGCCGGGACTCGTCCCCGCACTGGGCGGTGGGAGGCCACGTTTGTCGTGACGTGCCTCTTCTCGCGCGCGCAGCTCCTTCAGCTCGGCAGCCACTACGGCATTCTGGCTCGCCTCGTTTCGGAAACGGCGCTCGACACGGCCGAACCCACCCAGCCCCAACCCAGCCGCCGCGAGCGCGCGCGTCCCCTCACCTCGCGCGAGCCGAGCGGCGAGCGTCACGTACTGTGCCGGCGTGATCCGAGCCTCCGCTGGCGTCGCGAGGGCTTCCGAGGCGCGCTCGAATGCCTCCCGGTACGCGGCGCCGATTCCCCCCTCCTTCCCCTCTCGGACGCTCGCGAGGTACTGCGTCCAGGCACGCTCCTCGATCCCCCACGCGTAGTCGTCGATTCCGTGGCGCGCGAGCACCTCTGCCCGAGGCCAGCGCCCTTCTGCAAGTTCAGCCGCGACCGCGGCGGCGACCTCGGGCTCCAGCTCGGGCTCGGCGGCATTGCGGTGCCCGCAGGCCTCGAACCGCGCCATCGCGAGCGCCTCCCGTCCCAGTGGCGGAGGCGCCTCCCCCCGCAGCACGTCGTCACGCTCCACCGCCCACTGGAAGCCCCCGCGAGGGAGTTCACGCAGAACGTCGTCCCAGGCGTCGCGTCGATCTCCCTGCCACTGATCGGGCGTCGCCCACCCGATGACGATCCGGTCCACGTCGAGATGAGGTGTGGCGGTCGTCTCCACGAGTCCCCGCCAGGTGATGTCCACGGTGCCACGATCGACGTCCACCGCGACACCGTCGAAGAACAAGCGCACATCACCACGCCGCACGGACGCCTGCGTGTAATCGACGAGCGCCCGAGGTTCGAACTCCGGCAGCGCGATCTCGACCAGCTCGTCCGGATCGCCCCAGAAACCACGGAGAAAGAGCGCCGTCATCTCGTCCAGCGCGTAGCGCAGGGGTGGGGTGGCCGCCTGGTAGACATCGAGCACGAACTCGGCATCGTGATGAAACCTGTGGGTCGACCCATCGTGGCAAGGCTGTGGACCCAGATCGATCGCGCGGCCTTCCGGCGTCCGCGTCGCTGACGGTTGAAGTGGGATCCTGCCGGGCGCCTCGGCGTGCACGAACACCACGGAGCGCCGCTCCCCGAGTCCGACCTCCAGGCGCCGTGCCTGGAGGTGTCCGGACGGCGCGGGCATGATCTCCACGTGACCGGTCACGGTCAGATCCACGGCCAGGCGCAGCGGCACGAAATCATCGATGTGGGGCCGCTCTGGGCGACTCGGTCCGGCGTGGAAGGGGCCTGGCGCCATCGGATCGAGCAGGAGGGGACGCCGCGCGCTGGCGGGCTCGAAGCGGAAGCAGGTTCCCACGACGATCGTCAGCCAGTTCTGCTCGACAGACCAGGGGAGCACACCCACGCGGCATGGCAGGAGCCGCCCTCGCCGCTCGCCAGGAAATCGAACGGGCGCCTCGGCCACGAGGATGCGTCGGAACGGCTTGTCCATCAGTTGCCGATGACGTTCCACTCGAACAGCGAGCCCACGCGGTTGGACCAGCTCTCCGGGTACCACGTGCCCGACTCGTGGAAGGAATAGAACCAGGTGTCGATGTGGATCATCCCGGCGAAGCCGACGCTCACCCAGAACTCGGGCGCCTTGACGACGACGCCGGTGGGCGTCCCAAGGATCATCAAGGAAGGGTCGGCGTTCACCACCGCCTGCCCCTCGATGTGGACCCAGTCGCGCAGCCTGATCCGGGCGAAGAGGTAGAATTTGAAGTCGATCGGGACCCGAACACCAGCCCCCGTGAACTCCCATCCGGTGGCCTTCGACCACCTCACCTGGATGACCGCGTTCAGCTTGATCTCGAGCGAGACGTTGAACCCGATGCT is part of the Chondromyces crocatus genome and encodes:
- a CDS encoding DUF2169 family type VI secretion system accessory protein — its product is MHVSSAFPLAVASLVWRPRPDALVLTVVCKATYLLRPGTSPVASALEAPQPSNVYTHEGARRSLTTPSDLVPFKRRIDVLLGGNAHAPGGLPVAMLVARVRVGTMNKAISVYGDRYWTAEGTPSIPAPFKAMPLHWERAAGGPRSWNPVGIPPNGPLGGRIRWHPPNLQPVEFVVHRPDQVIPPVGFGPIAPHWPARMGFLGEHASGWTHETWATRPLPTSVDAAYFNAAPLDQQLEQLPPQIELHLENLHPEIPRLSTVIDDMCPLALVKKPGVSPQERQMRCDTLFIDAERGTCSLTWRAGVLLAHAEESVEVAVKPTRHPTTSHVVLSQRAALQQLTPPPVRRVETPAADLEDTMPLVAARANSSRHGNLLPREDETLPLGRDDDDDAETLIPAPASRRPEAQAVSALDDDAETLAPVPLPRPAETMPLQAESPTRPIEEDEGARTLVALPSGARGATLPFHPSTTLDTEDPAGTTQVPARPSLPAALPFRTATTDASDDEAGETLVPARNAQAHIQPLPFQPAPSTQAPPPSAPSSSLFQIASVPQVSPPDPPMPQLGAPISLSHGQPGAAFTLGSSPREPAEPPAERAEPPRSKSQLSLAHYARIKVASWRGDAPLSELLEQHGLDEVAWRMHERQQSESLAAEAREGRCDMALSLLAALEAAQSGVCDSRALAEGWN
- a CDS encoding SPRY domain-containing protein, which encodes MLVRRTLPFIALSSTLWLLGCGEVRVVDARSGEQDDHVPPSPPSGPCQLTFALPFGGVGRGLEVSNDGRTVSSLSATEMLQGSVGRVGGRWYFEVTVDTLADGVWWAQNIGIGTPDGIRTMGGSSGGLSALLNSGGSLMPGFGSPEPFFGEAFGTGDVIGVAADLDEGRVFFSRNGVWLNAGDPLQGTRGVPIIVLPGVDAYYPAVGVSEGDTLTINLSGDFVHAIPAGYAPFAAGLTGDEDGHCIDVGAGGMPASPAPVQATCSAAYEFTSYAAPQGSGEELHVVGIYEPSTGVGGQVDVHIERSGDMTLALTAYVATSFRVTVAPGANLGRIVLSSYEPSSVDAPLGVTVSSHVFEGNGRYLGGGFEWPSSETSELISAVEEETELKLSSFSGCYAGSQFTLTN
- a CDS encoding N-acyl-D-amino-acid deacylase family protein produces the protein MSDGFDWVIENGLFFDGQGAPPAPRHLGIRAGKVAAISEAPLQRGPDTQVLDAAGCWVTPGFIDMHTHYDAEVEIAPSLSESLRHGVTTVVFGSCSLSLAVGTPEDLADQFCRVEAIPYEVVRPLLEERKSWSTVTEYFEHLETLNLGPNVSSFLGHSALRAHVMGIERSLDHETPPTEAELSRMEGILLEALDAGYLGLSVMTLKWDKIGGNRSIRSRPLPSTYASWSEYRRLNRLLRERGRVFQGVPNASTKVNAALFLMESMGIFRKPLKTTIISLMDLRADRLIHRLAGFGAQLANQWFDADFRIQALPEVFDLWADGMDLVVFEEFGAGTAALHLAEEGARSKLLRDPAYRERFRKEWTSRLLPKAFHRDFNHSEILSCPDTSVVGKSFVQIAQEEGRDVVDVFLDLVAEHGAALRWYTVMGNDRQDQLEHIISHPGALIGFSDAGAHLRQMAHYNFPLRMLFRVQEAAREGREVMPIERAIWRLTGELGDWFGIAAGTLAPGRQADVVVLDPAGIDGAVEKVHEEPMEGFSGMVRLVRRNPRAVRAVLVNGNLAVRDGEVLPDVGKRPGFGRLLRAQETRGTRA
- a CDS encoding HEAT repeat domain-containing protein → MSGGGAGRTSALLATARLALEESLMVLADRRGSDAVLEALRDALTQLAEAVGPGGLTPVSPEGIARVAGGVTSAQELLGGEEEVASRLRSAAQWLREASEILRGSPLMQPSSRGAGAVPGIDEFLASVGVPRAHRIDVPAPKVIAREDDPGRPRLAVRGPGGPSGELAQIQTIARDCFEDLASLGSLRKLYPVEPWVDAAPFEQRLLDTLDALVSLELPLDPEAPALDVVESLFAYATEWTVPDFGRTFALAFTLCCLAPEGAMRWVVLALRRSHPRTYPAFVDAFALGSNPAIGRTIVELCVDEDPAIASVALEAMARRGETDMASAVLLSMRPGSGFNSKAIELAARLPAQAANPLLVRFMASPDPVVGVLSAAALASLGEESGPRHLRKRLQEPRGDDPRDQEARRIALETLCLLGDAGDRSLVAVEAAAVPEMMPWLGWHGHPEHAPLLEEALRRAAVSGAYDEAERLVRALERLGGGQVPHPGKLVPSAFEAELTAWSQALVGRTPLGVPRLRFGAPWTPGAILTELEAAETKQGERPVLTRELTLATGRMAHLDVEGWVAAQRRDIAACRELLAHRG
- a CDS encoding PEP-utilizing enzyme gives rise to the protein METHHDPFPVVWDDPDDAQAFWVVNVVHCPAPMSRLDFDLRMRPMLRGTNRVYEHYGVPIRLAPTLIHGFVYQKLISLEVTADELPAILSRADAAVRHTGTDLEGAWERRWLPEIKSHLAHLSAFDLSGAPLPVLLEHLVDVEQRMERLWQLHTELLTPVLVALNDFDEMYRDLFPEAKPLEVYQLLSGFPNKTVEANLRLWDLGRRAAQTPSLRTLLARDLGGRRTEAPERTTADVLAALSEFPEGRALLQDIEAYVGTYGERNDDLYIDRPTWIEDTTPVLNGLREAVAQADRDLAGELQRQAEQRETRLSEVRSRLASLPRPVVDEFDALLKAAQTATVLSEEHHFWIDCKITYHARRVGLELGRRLAQRGLLERAEDVFQLTLAELVARQHAPLEDAPLKVLVAEREAERARSSGVTPPPFLGVPRPILPMDCAIMRAGFKFNGGPMGPPSAGDLRGMPGSSGTVRGPVRIVRTQRDADSLRPNDILVAPFTLPSWTPYFASVAGVVTNIGGTLCHAAVVAREYGIPAVVGTQTATETLRDGQLVEVDGDAGIVRVLSS